Proteins from a genomic interval of Acidobacteriota bacterium:
- a CDS encoding carboxypeptidase regulatory-like domain-containing protein: protein MRDNNKNLIVRGLFSGLSAMLWLALSLTAFAQSDNTQLSGYVKDSSGAVIAGAKVTITSETSSYDRLTTTNGEGYYIVTQLPPGLYTISIEANGFKLYKETGKKLDPNLPAKVDATLQPGAVSETVNVTASTAAVQSESATVGKVVEGKQIQYIQLNGRNPLFLALLKPGVNGGALGGFSFGLSTGGLNINGSRTQDNLITTDGAVSVRTRSNGTSIGVADADSTQEVQILTANYNAEYGRSAGGQIRIVTKSGSRDFHGTAYEFMRNAALNANSFNRNKLGLGNCDANPKLDNCRPSPFTYNQYGYNVSGPVYIPGLNFNKDRNKLFWLVGQEWVKQRQTSTTITTVPSLAMRNGDFSELLNASNRFYGKVVTINDPLTGKPYAGNIIPKSGSAGCGVTVTCTSPQGLALLNAYPQPTAGFIGAGTANFTQSRPTTDDQRKTTLSVDYYPNEKNQIRWRAQIYHYIGVSAFRANTDRAPQIIDRPNQTTSLNWVYTISPTWVNEFLAAASRDQVFIYVDTSNGAYKRSQYGISYPYLFSDPKEIQDKIPTINFGGVFTDLDGGPYPSSSKGPIYQLSDNITNIRGAHTLKAGFYFERAGENDFDQINVSGVPGGTNNQNGRFEFRNSQANATGLDIANTAIGRFNSYAEIGNRSYTPYRGHMYEWFIQDSWKATPKLRLELGLRHSIIQPYYSLWRNMAVFDPTFYNPAIAAVLDKTTGFIISGNLQSLYNGLVIPGDGFTDAAKGPGRVAVASTGQFDFLFRGVGKSYSETHKKDFQPRAGFAYAINDKTVVRAGAGRFMTRLGVSDSVFLGGNPPFQPMASIANGSVDNPGGGTNRAFTQNITTQDPIFRNPETWTWNATFEREIGFNTTLEVGYVGKRGLHGQRERNINQLLPGTLQANPGTNADYLRPYKGFNTIRVTNNEAVSRYNGLQVAVNRRFTQGFSFGMAYTLSKSSDNGSAQRDIIPNAYDASNLYGPSDFDRRHALVVNYIYQLPFFKDQSKLSGKLLGGWTVSGVSQFQTGTPFSIATGDDFAGVGPGSGSQFWIVNGDPQLGNGDKKFASSSSEANYWFAVKNSDGTSIFTQPTAGTFSTQSVRNFIYRPGFQNHNIGLLKDFHITERHAIQFRAEAFNFLNHPNWSSPDTNPRSATFGKILNKDSERNLQFALRYSF, encoded by the coding sequence ATGAGAGACAACAACAAAAACCTGATTGTCAGAGGTTTGTTTTCAGGCTTGAGCGCCATGTTGTGGCTGGCGCTCTCGCTGACAGCCTTTGCGCAATCCGACAATACGCAGCTTTCCGGATACGTGAAAGACTCTTCGGGAGCTGTGATTGCCGGCGCAAAGGTTACCATTACCAGCGAAACCAGTTCGTATGATCGCCTTACCACCACCAACGGCGAGGGCTATTACATTGTTACCCAACTTCCGCCGGGACTTTACACGATCTCCATCGAAGCCAACGGCTTCAAGCTGTACAAAGAAACCGGCAAAAAACTCGACCCGAACCTGCCCGCCAAAGTGGATGCAACGCTGCAACCGGGCGCGGTCAGTGAAACCGTCAACGTCACGGCTTCGACCGCTGCGGTGCAGAGCGAATCGGCAACCGTGGGCAAGGTCGTTGAAGGCAAACAGATTCAATACATTCAGCTCAACGGGCGCAATCCGCTCTTTTTGGCCCTGCTCAAACCGGGCGTCAATGGTGGCGCGTTGGGCGGGTTCAGCTTTGGTCTGTCCACTGGCGGTTTGAACATCAACGGTTCCCGCACGCAGGACAACCTGATCACCACTGACGGCGCAGTCAGCGTTCGTACTCGTTCCAATGGTACCTCCATCGGTGTGGCGGATGCGGATTCGACACAGGAAGTGCAGATTTTGACGGCCAACTACAACGCCGAATACGGACGTTCGGCGGGCGGTCAAATTCGTATCGTCACCAAGAGCGGTTCCAGGGATTTTCACGGCACAGCGTATGAGTTCATGCGCAATGCGGCGCTCAATGCCAACAGTTTCAACCGAAACAAGCTGGGTCTGGGCAATTGCGATGCGAATCCGAAGCTGGACAATTGCCGTCCCAGCCCGTTCACTTACAACCAATACGGTTACAACGTCAGCGGCCCGGTTTACATTCCCGGACTGAACTTCAACAAAGACCGCAACAAACTGTTCTGGTTGGTGGGTCAGGAATGGGTCAAACAACGCCAGACTTCAACCACCATCACGACGGTTCCCTCGTTGGCGATGCGCAATGGCGATTTCAGCGAATTGCTCAATGCCAGCAACCGCTTTTACGGAAAGGTCGTGACGATCAACGATCCGCTGACCGGCAAACCGTATGCGGGCAACATCATCCCGAAATCCGGTTCCGCCGGTTGCGGCGTCACCGTGACCTGCACATCGCCACAAGGCCTGGCGCTGCTCAATGCTTATCCGCAGCCAACGGCTGGGTTCATCGGCGCGGGCACGGCGAATTTCACGCAATCGCGTCCGACCACGGACGATCAGCGCAAAACCACGTTGTCGGTTGATTACTATCCGAACGAAAAGAATCAAATCCGCTGGCGCGCGCAGATTTACCATTACATCGGCGTCAGCGCCTTCCGCGCCAACACCGACCGCGCACCGCAAATCATTGATCGTCCGAACCAGACGACTTCCTTGAACTGGGTCTATACGATTTCTCCGACCTGGGTCAACGAATTCCTGGCGGCGGCCAGCCGCGATCAGGTGTTCATTTACGTGGACACCAGCAATGGCGCTTACAAACGCAGCCAGTACGGAATCAGCTATCCGTATCTGTTCAGCGATCCGAAAGAAATTCAGGACAAGATTCCGACCATCAACTTCGGCGGCGTGTTCACCGATTTAGACGGCGGCCCGTATCCATCAAGCTCGAAAGGCCCGATTTATCAGTTGAGCGATAACATCACGAACATCCGTGGCGCGCACACGCTGAAAGCCGGCTTCTATTTCGAGCGCGCCGGCGAAAACGATTTCGACCAGATCAACGTCAGCGGCGTCCCCGGCGGCACCAACAACCAAAACGGTCGTTTCGAGTTCCGCAACTCGCAAGCGAACGCCACGGGACTGGACATCGCCAATACGGCGATTGGCCGATTCAACTCTTACGCCGAAATCGGCAATCGTTCCTACACGCCGTATCGCGGCCACATGTACGAATGGTTCATCCAGGATAGCTGGAAAGCGACCCCGAAACTGCGTTTGGAACTCGGTCTGCGTCATTCGATCATCCAGCCGTATTACAGCCTGTGGCGCAATATGGCTGTCTTCGATCCGACGTTCTACAACCCGGCGATCGCGGCGGTATTGGACAAGACGACCGGCTTCATTATCAGCGGCAACCTCCAATCGCTGTACAACGGTTTGGTCATTCCGGGCGACGGGTTCACCGATGCCGCGAAAGGCCCTGGCCGCGTCGCCGTGGCCAGCACAGGTCAATTCGATTTCCTGTTCCGCGGAGTCGGCAAATCCTATTCGGAAACGCATAAGAAAGATTTCCAACCGCGCGCTGGATTCGCTTATGCAATCAATGACAAGACCGTGGTTCGCGCGGGCGCCGGACGCTTTATGACCCGTTTGGGCGTCAGCGATTCCGTGTTCCTCGGCGGCAACCCGCCCTTCCAACCGATGGCTTCCATCGCCAATGGCAGCGTGGACAACCCCGGTGGCGGTACGAACCGCGCTTTCACGCAAAATATCACGACGCAGGATCCGATCTTCCGGAATCCTGAAACCTGGACATGGAATGCGACTTTTGAGCGCGAAATTGGCTTCAACACCACGCTCGAAGTCGGTTATGTCGGCAAACGCGGGCTGCACGGCCAACGTGAACGCAACATCAACCAATTGCTGCCGGGAACGCTGCAAGCCAACCCTGGCACAAACGCCGATTACCTGCGTCCTTACAAAGGATTCAACACGATCCGCGTCACCAACAACGAAGCCGTTTCCCGCTACAACGGGTTGCAGGTCGCGGTCAACCGCCGCTTCACGCAAGGCTTCAGCTTCGGCATGGCTTACACCTTGTCGAAATCTTCGGATAACGGTTCCGCCCAGCGCGACATCATTCCGAACGCGTATGATGCCAGCAATCTGTACGGACCTTCGGACTTTGATCGCCGCCACGCTCTGGTAGTGAACTACATTTACCAACTGCCGTTCTTCAAGGATCAGTCGAAACTTTCCGGCAAATTGCTGGGCGGTTGGACGGTCAGCGGCGTGTCGCAGTTCCAGACCGGAACTCCATTCTCCATCGCCACCGGCGATGATTTCGCGGGTGTCGGTCCGGGCAGCGGATCGCAGTTCTGGATCGTCAACGGCGATCCGCAATTGGGCAATGGCGACAAGAAGTTCGCTTCCAGCAGTTCCGAAGCAAATTACTGGTTTGCGGTGAAGAATTCCGACGGCACTTCGATCTTCACGCAACCGACGGCGGGAACGTTCAGCACACAAAGCGTGCGCAACTTCATTTACCGCCCCGGTTTCCAGAATCACAACATCGGTTTGTTGAAGGATTTTCACATCACGGAACGTCACGCGATTCAGTTCCGCGCCGAAGCCTTCAACTTCCTGAACCATCCGAACTGGAGCAGCCCGGACACCAATCCGCGCAGCGCCACCTTCGGCAAAATTCTCAACAAAGACAGCGAACGCAACCTTCAGTTCGCGCTTCGCTATTCGTTCTAG
- a CDS encoding Gfo/Idh/MocA family oxidoreductase, whose amino-acid sequence MGETKSRRDFLKQASAGATAVTTFTTMAKASDAFPVFATERILGANDRLNVGFVGCGGRMNTHIDYVVKRAKENGDVQPVAVCDIYDKRKQLARQRTGVDEKSVHHDFRELCARKDVDVVVIASPDHWHHAHAMAALRAGKDVYLEKPFTYTIDEAREIAEFVKANKRMLQVGSQYTSFDHFHKAQKAIQDGLIGQVVWATAGYGRNANKEGGEWNYAIDPEASEKNIDWKAFLGNAPKRSFSAERYFRWRKYWDYSGGIATDLFYHALAPYVMITGQQFPERVTASGGIYVQKDREVPDTFLMNVDYSTFTVNLSCSVASGASPLLAVNGTEGRIIVAQKGEDFSHKAIEIIPDNEYHKEFKAKTGEDKLVIECQPNLRGSHPHMDNFLDCVRSRKEPNLGAELGYKVMTAIRMGVDAYRQQTTIRWDARRERAMAKA is encoded by the coding sequence ATGGGCGAAACAAAATCGCGGCGCGATTTCCTGAAACAGGCGAGCGCAGGGGCAACCGCTGTGACAACTTTTACAACAATGGCCAAGGCCAGCGACGCGTTCCCGGTTTTTGCGACGGAACGGATTCTGGGAGCGAATGACAGGCTCAACGTAGGGTTTGTCGGTTGCGGAGGGCGAATGAACACGCACATTGATTACGTCGTCAAACGCGCCAAAGAAAATGGCGACGTTCAACCCGTGGCCGTCTGCGACATTTACGACAAACGAAAACAGCTTGCCCGCCAGCGCACCGGCGTGGATGAAAAGAGCGTTCATCACGATTTTCGTGAATTGTGTGCTCGCAAAGACGTTGACGTGGTCGTCATCGCTTCGCCCGACCACTGGCACCACGCGCACGCGATGGCGGCTCTGCGCGCAGGCAAGGATGTATACCTGGAAAAACCCTTCACCTACACGATTGACGAAGCCAGGGAAATCGCCGAATTCGTCAAAGCGAATAAGCGCATGCTCCAGGTCGGCAGCCAATACACGTCCTTCGACCATTTTCACAAAGCTCAAAAAGCGATTCAGGACGGTTTGATCGGACAGGTTGTCTGGGCGACTGCCGGATACGGGCGCAACGCCAACAAAGAGGGCGGCGAATGGAATTACGCCATTGACCCCGAAGCCAGCGAAAAGAACATTGATTGGAAAGCCTTCCTGGGCAACGCGCCGAAACGCAGTTTCAGCGCCGAACGGTATTTTCGCTGGCGAAAGTATTGGGATTATTCCGGCGGCATCGCGACGGATTTGTTTTATCACGCGCTGGCGCCGTACGTGATGATCACGGGACAGCAATTTCCCGAACGTGTGACGGCTTCGGGCGGTATTTATGTGCAAAAAGACCGCGAAGTTCCCGACACGTTTTTGATGAATGTGGACTATTCGACTTTCACAGTGAATTTGTCGTGTTCGGTCGCCAGCGGCGCATCGCCTCTGCTGGCCGTCAACGGAACCGAAGGCCGCATCATCGTCGCGCAAAAAGGCGAAGATTTCAGCCACAAAGCCATCGAAATTATTCCCGACAATGAATACCACAAAGAGTTCAAAGCCAAGACCGGCGAAGACAAACTGGTCATCGAATGCCAGCCGAATTTGCGCGGCTCGCATCCGCATATGGACAACTTTCTGGATTGCGTCCGCAGCCGGAAAGAGCCAAACCTCGGCGCGGAACTTGGCTACAAAGTGATGACAGCAATTCGTATGGGGGTGGATGCGTACCGGCAACAGACCACAATCAGATGGGACGCCCGGCGCGAACGCGCAATGGCAAAAGCCTGA